In Deltaproteobacteria bacterium, a single genomic region encodes these proteins:
- a CDS encoding serine/threonine protein kinase, producing the protein MDTARIEGLAGKVLEGKYRLDAIIGRGGMAVVFAATHLGLERQVAIKMLATEHDGRADLAARMVREAKTAGSFGHPNIVQVTDLGWHDGAPFVVMEYLHGTTLSTLLAQRGPMPPARAVPIVLDVLDALAAVHRRGVVHRDIKPQNVMLVRDHAGQPVVKVLDFGISKVVVDDGSLTQTGAVIGTPAHMAPEQALGEPACARADLFAVGSLLYTLLVGESPYQAHNSTATLARLLDGRYAPAGRRVASVGPRLEAVLATALARQPADRFADAAAMREALLACRDEYEQAPHRPREGPRSVPLATSAVAQPAAPAPRNLAAAPHVDARFAPPPVQRLALDEVLERPRPAAAGTRRAAGSPGWRPPLRPIAWSLAAVVLVVVGWREREALRRFAGETRDAFAALLGDAREPKDDTAGGSRRR; encoded by the coding sequence ATGGACACCGCGCGCATCGAGGGCCTCGCCGGCAAGGTGCTCGAGGGCAAGTATCGCCTCGACGCCATCATCGGTCGCGGCGGCATGGCGGTGGTGTTCGCAGCGACCCACCTCGGGCTCGAGCGGCAGGTCGCGATCAAGATGCTCGCGACCGAGCACGACGGCCGCGCCGACCTGGCCGCCCGAATGGTCCGCGAGGCCAAGACCGCGGGCTCGTTCGGCCACCCCAACATCGTGCAGGTCACCGACCTGGGCTGGCACGACGGCGCGCCGTTCGTCGTGATGGAGTATCTGCACGGCACCACGTTGTCGACGTTGCTGGCGCAGCGCGGGCCGATGCCGCCGGCGCGCGCGGTGCCGATCGTGCTCGACGTGCTCGATGCGCTCGCGGCGGTGCATCGCCGCGGCGTGGTCCACCGCGACATCAAGCCGCAGAACGTCATGCTCGTGCGCGATCACGCAGGCCAGCCGGTCGTGAAGGTGCTCGACTTCGGCATCTCGAAGGTCGTGGTCGACGACGGCTCGCTCACGCAGACCGGCGCCGTGATCGGAACGCCGGCTCACATGGCGCCCGAGCAGGCGCTCGGCGAGCCCGCGTGCGCGCGCGCCGACCTGTTCGCGGTCGGCTCCCTGCTCTACACGCTGTTGGTGGGCGAGTCGCCGTACCAGGCGCACAACAGCACCGCGACCCTGGCGCGACTGCTCGACGGCCGCTACGCGCCGGCCGGACGCCGCGTGGCCAGCGTGGGTCCGCGCCTCGAGGCAGTCCTCGCGACCGCACTCGCGCGGCAGCCCGCCGATCGCTTCGCCGACGCGGCCGCGATGCGCGAGGCCCTGCTCGCGTGCCGCGACGAGTACGAGCAGGCACCGCACCGTCCGCGCGAGGGCCCGCGCTCGGTGCCGCTGGCGACCAGCGCGGTGGCCCAGCCCGCCGCACCCGCGCCGCGCAACCTCGCCGCCGCGCCGCACGTCGACGCCCGCTTCGCGCCCCCGCCGGTCCAGCGCCTGGCGCTCGACGAGGTGCTCGAGCGGCCGCGTCCAGCCGCCGCGGGCACGCGCCGGGCCGCGGGCAGCCCGGGCTGGCGCCCGCCGCTGCGCCCGATCGCGTGGTCGCTGGCGGCGGTGGTCCTGGTGGTCGTCGGGTGGCGCGAACGCGAGGCGCTGCGCCGCTTCGCCGGCGAGACACGCGATGCCTTCGCGGCCCTGCTCGGGGACGCGCGCGAGCCCAAGGACGACACCGCTGGCGGCTCGCGACGGCGCTGA
- a CDS encoding aldo/keto reductase, producing MLGRAGLTVPRIVVGAMAYREGDAARERVLHAAIERGLFAIDTAPLYGFGRSESQLGRVLAGVRGRVRVLDKVGLRWDGDHGEILFEAIIDGQRRAVRRDSRPRALRADVEGSLARLGIERIDLCQIHHPDPLVPIEEAIGELLVLRREGKIDAIGVSNFDDDQLRRAHAALGPVPLCSHQLPLSLLRPAARTDAVPSARALGCGVLAYSPLAAGALAGRDPRHAPGPDDDRRWAAEFSPESRARIVAATHRALLPIAARHDATVAQVALAWVLAQDVDAAIVGVGDVRQIDDAIAATQLALSQGECETLARSFADVHCVPAPPPSLGQRVLGKARRWWSARAGYQRTV from the coding sequence ATGCTCGGTCGCGCCGGATTGACGGTGCCGCGCATCGTCGTCGGGGCCATGGCCTATCGCGAGGGGGACGCCGCGCGCGAGCGAGTGCTGCACGCCGCGATCGAGCGCGGGCTGTTCGCGATCGACACCGCGCCGCTGTACGGCTTCGGTCGCAGCGAGTCGCAGCTCGGTCGGGTGCTCGCCGGGGTCCGCGGGCGTGTGCGGGTGCTCGACAAGGTCGGGCTGCGCTGGGATGGCGATCACGGCGAGATCCTGTTCGAGGCGATCATCGACGGCCAGCGCCGCGCGGTGCGACGCGACAGTCGCCCCCGCGCACTGCGGGCCGATGTCGAAGGCAGCCTCGCGCGGCTGGGGATCGAGCGGATCGATCTGTGCCAGATCCACCATCCCGATCCGCTGGTCCCGATCGAGGAGGCGATCGGCGAGCTGTTGGTGCTGCGACGCGAGGGCAAGATCGATGCGATCGGCGTGTCGAACTTCGACGACGACCAGCTGCGGCGGGCCCACGCGGCACTCGGTCCGGTGCCGCTGTGCAGCCACCAGCTGCCGCTGTCGCTGCTGCGTCCGGCCGCGCGGACCGACGCGGTGCCGAGCGCCCGCGCGCTCGGCTGCGGTGTGCTGGCCTACTCGCCGCTGGCCGCGGGCGCGCTCGCCGGTCGCGACCCCCGCCATGCGCCGGGACCCGACGACGATCGGCGATGGGCGGCCGAGTTCTCACCCGAGAGCCGCGCTCGCATCGTCGCCGCGACCCACCGCGCGCTGCTGCCGATCGCTGCGCGCCACGACGCCACCGTGGCCCAGGTTGCGCTGGCGTGGGTGCTGGCGCAGGACGTCGACGCGGCGATCGTCGGTGTCGGTGACGTGCGCCAGATCGACGACGCGATCGCAGCCACGCAGCTGGCGCTGTCGCAAGGCGAGTGCGAGACGCTCGCGCGATCGTTTGCGGACGTGCACTGCGTTCCGGCACCACCGCCTTCGCTGGGCCAGCGCGTGCTCGGCAAGGCGCGACGCTGGTGGTCGGCGCGGGCGGGCTACCAGCGCACCGTGTAG